The genome window AACAAGTATTTTGTTCACATCTCTTTTCTTTGTCTGGAAATGGCTGTATCGTATATGATGTATATATGGGATCTGTGCGGCGGGCTTAATGGAAATTATTCCGTCATTACGGTATCTCAAGGAGGTGGTCCAGAATGACGACTCTGCATCTGCCCAAGAACCTTCCTGCGCCGACTTATGAGGAGATCCGAAGCTGCCCGATACGTAGCAGGATAGATGACCTGACTATTCGGGCCGGCCTTAATCCTCCTCCTGTTGACGGCAGGGATATGATACTTCATATCTCGGACACCCCATCCATTATGTTCCCTTATCTTCGCAGGGCGATCCGTCGCCTGCGTCCGGCATGGGTAGTGCACACCGGCGACCTTGTTGATGATGTAAAACTTGAACAAAGACCCGGAATGATAGGTCTTTACCGTAAAAAGCTTTCTGCGCTTCTTAATTTTTTTGCCGAAGAGAGTTGCGGTGTAATTCTGATTACGGGAAACCACGATCATCTGCCTACGATACTGGAAATGACCGATGACTCTTCCGTTCAAGTGTGGAGCAGGCCCGGACTATTCTGCATCGGCAGGTTTTGCTTCCGGGCCGGGCACACCTATGAGGATGTCGTCACTAATTGCAGTGAATATAATTTATACGGACACAGTCTCGAGCATCTTACCTTTATAGATGATTGCGGACGCTTCTTTCTGAACGGCCTCGAGGAGATGCACCTGATCCACATGGAGACCGGCGATGTAATTCCCGTTAAATATCCGCCCGGCACCAATGACGCCCGTCTTGAACGCAAGCGCATATCACTTTGATATGAATCTGTTATAAAGGGAGGTCGTACACATGCTCTCTCTCGTAAGAAGCGGACCGGAGAGTGTTTTGCTGCATGCTGCTGGGAAAATCCCGGAAATCAAAAGTCACCTGGCTGCATGGGGTTCTCACGTTGCGCTTGATCCTGAGCAGGCGATACGGCTGTATGGAAACAACAGAAGGCTCGTATTTTTTGTCTCGTTTACCAGCCCGTTTGCCGAGGAGGAGGAATTTGAGACCTATGTCTCGGAGAACACGATAGAACTCCTTCTCTGTAACCTCATTAACAGCAGGCTTGTATCCGGTGTCGATCAGGCCAAGATGCTCCCCGGGTCCATAATAATGAGGTTGCTCGGAGATGTCGCAAAGGGGGTCAGCGCGGTACAGAGAGATATAGGAGGAGAG of Synergistaceae bacterium contains these proteins:
- a CDS encoding metallophosphoesterase, which translates into the protein MTTLHLPKNLPAPTYEEIRSCPIRSRIDDLTIRAGLNPPPVDGRDMILHISDTPSIMFPYLRRAIRRLRPAWVVHTGDLVDDVKLEQRPGMIGLYRKKLSALLNFFAEESCGVILITGNHDHLPTILEMTDDSSVQVWSRPGLFCIGRFCFRAGHTYEDVVTNCSEYNLYGHSLEHLTFIDDCGRFFLNGLEEMHLIHMETGDVIPVKYPPGTNDARLERKRISL